A window of Cydia fagiglandana chromosome Z, ilCydFagi1.1, whole genome shotgun sequence genomic DNA:
ggcccttaaagaATAGGCCAAAGGCCTAAAGAGTTTAAAACTAATAGAAGATGATaagcaatatttaaaaagtcacTATAGGTATGCCTATTCCCTTGATTTCTCCAGGATCTTATCATCAGACCCTGACATGATgttcatattataaacaataacaataatttaaatcagTCTGGTAATCAGGAAGTACCTACGCTGCTACGGTGTGTGAGCGATACATCGCTTATATCGCTGTCTCGCTCACATATTTGGAGCGATGTACGGCTCAGCAACAGTGTGATAAAATGCCAAGTTGAGTAAATTACGATTAATAGTTAGGTCAAAGAGTAGTATCAGAGTTAGgtatttgttaataaataagtGCAAGATATTAGCTATagagaaaaaggcgcgaaattcaaattttctgagACTATATAtatccttcgcgcctacatttttataaatttgttgCCAATACGCGCATCCGAATTAGATAATATGCGCATAGATTTGCGCATAGATCAGCGATGGCAACCCTAAATTGAAGGTTATCTTCTCGTAACCaggctataaaataaaaaataaaatcttatcGTTATGTGCGTTTTGTATCCCGTTCATTTCATCAGTTCTGGGCGCCTAGCCAGGATACCAATCGTTCGCTCTGTAGCGAACGATACGGTAATCTCTCTCCATCGCTCTTCTAaattagtgcgacagagacagttacgtttcgttcgctacggagcgtaaacaaTTGGCATTATGACTACCCAAGCAACCACCCCACCCCACCCAGTGACGTGACGCAACGTCAGATTCAGTAAATGACACTTTGACAATCGATGTTATTGTATtgcagaataaaattaagataaaTGTTTGTAAACTTTGTAATTATGGTGCCTCGGTGCCTATGCCTAGGTGATGCACTAGGATGATGTAATGCTGGTATAATCGTGGGATACTTGCTGATGCATTCTGTTACATTTAATACAATGAATATAATTGAAAGCAAGCTCAATTGGAATATTATCGGACGGCTGTATCTCAGAAGTTAACATTAATGATTATAGACGTTAGGTATTGTAGAAGTGAAACAGAGTTTGAGCTTATCGTCGGCGGGAAGCGGGAGCACGTATCTGGAGCACGATCGTGGTATCCGCGTAGCCCAAGTCTTTTTTTAGTCGCGTTTTACGAGCTTCAGTTTATGTTCGTGACTCGCCCGGTGCGGAAGTCTGTTTGACTTTTGGAATGGTCTCATTTGGGAACATGACAATGTTCAGAGGGATTTCTATTGTAATACTCCTATGTTATGGCCTGGTTCATGGAAATGGTATGTATTGATTGATTGTGTGATACTTAATACAATTATGTTTCTGTTCTGTGCATTTTATTTACTGTTTTATTGAATAGTATTTAAGCTTCTTGTAGTTTTAGCTTTTAAAGTGTCAGTAGGTATCTATTAATTAACAGAACTTAAACATTATGCTGTTCAGTGTCTTGTTGAACTCAATCATATTTTTGTAGGAGATTTAccttaatatgtaggtaatagaCATAAGTTAATTAGTTAttcttatttacaaaatatataacacCTAtattatacacatatatataaatacttaaaatgaaGAATTAAAAGTTATAGGAAATCCATTCCGTTCAAAATGTTCTGTTTTCATTGAATTATctatataaaaagtaaataactTCTTTCAGAAACCGTCAAAGTGGTCACAGTTGCAACGGAGGATAATCATGGCTTGCAACGCTTCCTGCGCTCAGCTAGCGTGTATGGCATTGAGGTGAAGGTGCTTGGCAAGGGTCAAGAATGGACCGGTGGTGACATGAATTATGCTGGTGGTGGCCAGAAGATTAATTTACTTAAAGAATACATCAGTCAGGTCAAGAAGGAAGGGGACAATGACCAAATCATTCTATTCACAGATAGGTGAGAATAGTAGTAAAATgcacaaatataaaataataaattaaaacattcaGCTTTAAATACTTGGTGCAGCAAGGTGTTAAAGGTTCAAACAAAGTGTGCTTTGTTAGAATTTAAACTAATTACTCAAGCAAAGGAGACATGACtggaaaaaaaaatctggaaaATATTAAACTCTCAAAAATATTTGTTACAAATGTTGCATTACAATATGTATTTCTTTCATAGTTTCATATTAGTGGTTTGCAATAATTGCAATGCTCTTGCAATATGAGATTTGTCAATTCAGCAAATAGTATTATTGAGCCATTATATTCATAAGTACCTTTGTATATTTCCCTCTCATAGTTATGATGTCATGTTCCTGGGGACCTTAGAAGAGATCATCaagaaatttaaatcatttgAAAATACCAGAGTTCTGTTTTCTGCTGAGCAGTTCTGTTGGCCAGACGTGAAGCTTGCAAGCATGTATCCTAAAACGGAGGTTCCTAGCCCATACCTTAATTCCGGAGGATTCATTGGTAAGTACATTATGGATTCTTAAGTCTAATAATCATTATATAATTCCCTTAGTGAAAAGATGAAGTAAAAGTACAtatacaacaatattaataaaataattttatttcagggTACTTGCCTGAACTTTCGGAGATAGTGAATTACAAACCTATCAAGGACAAAGATGATGATCAGTTGTATTATACTAAAGTGTATTTGGATAAGACTACAAGGGAATCTCTGAAAATCTCTCTTGACCATGACTCGGCCatattccaaaatttaaatggagctttatgtaagtataaattgttttatttattagtaactaAAGAAAAtaagaaaagatttttttttatacatgtgTAAGTATCCATTGTGAAAAAGTCCTGCTAATGTTGGTTACTTATGTCAGACATTGCTGCTACAAGTTAAACTGTTAATGTGTTGTGTAATTGATATCTGAGAATATCTCTAAATAACTGCAGTCACTAAGTTACAACAAAGTATAATATTTTGTCCATTTTTTAGCGGATGTTCAGCTGACTGCCAACTCTACAGAAGAAGAATGGCCTTATATTACAAACGTTGCCACAAAGCAGCGGCCGCTGATTGTTCACGGCAACGGCCCTTCCAAGCTCACACTCAATAATTTGGGCAACTACTTGGCCAAATCCCGGTCGGTATCTGAGGGTTGTACGTTATGTAGGGCCAAGAAGATACAACTTAAGGTACGAAGCAGagttataactttaaataaaatctaAGATTAGGCTTGTAGGAGATTATTTAGGAAGTAATTTAGATTAAATATTTGGTAtgattacctatattatttatttctatattaaTAAGACTGGAGATTGATAGCTTGCAATATTTTGCcatgtaaaatattacaaggTTGTGTTTATGAATTATCTATTAACTTTGATTATAGTCATTCAACGTTTTTGTTTTAGGAAGAAGAACTACCGTCAGTTATGCTGGCTGTGTTCATCGAGCAACCTACTCCTTTCCTGGAAGAGTTTCTAAAACAATTACTTGACATTAACTACCCAAAAGAGAAACTGCACTTGCTTCTGCGGAATAACGTAGAGTACCACGAGTCAGACGTTGATATGTGGTACCAAAACTACAGCAGGAAATATGCTACAGCCAAACGCATTAAGCCCAGTGATTTCATCACTGAAGCAGAAGCCAGGAACACTGCTAAGTAAGACTATCATATTCAACAATATGGTTCATACAGCAGActaatgaaaataataataggtactagCGTCCCATACAGACACAATTTAATAGTTACTTCAAATATGCTGCTCTCAATTGATCTATTGAGTTTATGCCTATTGGTATACTCATTGGTGCTGTGCCATACTTAAGTTTAAAAGCTGACTATATTTTACCATTTtgttatgtataaaattctaaGTTTTAGGTGTAACAtagttaaccttttcgacgccgtgtcaaatacaaaagctgtcactcggacgccacgtcaccaaagtatcaaaactgaaattgaactttatgcatatgcacgtaggtatatgttgctctgtggtctgttaACAATTAATCGGTccttggcgttgaacctgcggtgcggatatatcggtcattggcgtccaaaaggttaaaatatcACAATCTcaaattttgtaaaaattacGTGCCTATGATCTTATGAAGTCGTATTTAGGTACCTAGACGTTCTACATGTTTTGGAAATAGGACCTAAGACCTAGGACCTAAGTATTGTTCTGTTTCAGGGAGCGCTGCCTGGGCAGTTCCTGCGATTACCTCTTCTCAATCGACAGCGTGGCCCGCGTGGAGCCCGACACCCTGCGGTACTTGCTCTCTTCCGGCTATGATGTCATCGCCCCGATGCTTAAGCGGTTTGGAGGAGCCTGGTCTAATTTCTGGGGCACCATCAATTCGCAAGGCTTCTACGCGAGGTCTGCAGATTACATGGACATCGTATTTCACGCCATAAGGTAAGAGTCTGCACggcgattttgatttttttcatatatgtatgtagaaTTTTAACGTGTTCACAACAATCAATTGTGAGTTGTTATTAAGCAGCTGTTGCATTGTCGATGATAAGTAAGAAGCTAGTAACATGAGTGAATGTTTCGTTTGCTTCAGTGTTAAATCTTTACAAAATGCCCGCAGAGTAAACAACTAGCCATGAACGTTTAAATAATTTGACTGTCTTAATTGTACCAATCTACATAATATATCTTTACATAGatactacatttatacttttgttgCGAGAGAAAATAATCGATCGCTACTGGCGTTCTCGGAGCCGGTCACATCTTCCTCAACATGAGATGACGCACTTGCTATCTCAGTAGTTAAATAAAACGGCGCGCTGACACCGTTATGTATAACGCTGAATAATAATTCATTAAAGTTCTTATCAACTATCCCTATCAGCCAGGAAAGGAGAGACTGTAGCAACATGTCGAAACTTAAACATAtcatgttattaatatttaggTCGTTTATGGATGGTATATTTTTTCGTTTGTACCAGTTAGCTAACTCGCCTCGCCTGCAACCTTCGTGGCATAGCATTCTCAATTAGGTGTTCACTAGACTGCAGCTCAGAGTTCATGTTGACTTTGTGAATATAGAAACACCCGTTTCACATTTTCTAAGAGTAGGGTAACTAATGATTATAGTACGAGAATGTGTACATACGGCACAAATGATTCTTTAGGTATGTTCTTTGAGTTCATATGTTTTCACCTAAATCTCTTGCTTTAGCAATTGACacctacagtcagcatcaaaaagATCACGAAATATGTAAATAGTGATGGTCAAAGAGGCCAAATACATACATCGATATGTACAAATTCTTATTTCTATGGTAACAAAGGTGTGTTAATTTACGATAGATTTGGCCACTTTGCTCGCCTCCGTCTTTTTGGTGCTGACTGTACTACCTGTCCCATTAAAAGTCTTTGTGAGGCCTTTAAAGGTCCTTAATCGTCTCAAATTAGGCAAGTTATTGGTTATCGAGTTCTGTGGACTCCTCGCCACTGTAACGTACATAGTTCATTTTACGATTGCGGCGGCAACTATCTCATCAGAATGCCTGGCGTCCTCGTTACTGAGAACACTGAGCTTACGTGTCAGCTCTCAATTCGTGTAATGTTGATATATTACCCACTAATTATTGCACAAATAAATGGGTTGGAAACAAAATGATACACCATTTTACATTCAATGATATCATACAAATGTACTATTAATAATGCTAGGATAAAAATATCTTCTATTTTAGCAtataacaatatatattttcgaTCTTGTAGGTATATTATGCTGCTTCTGCCATTCGAACTTTCATGCTTGTCAGGCACTAGCAATTATATTGTTATTGTCATACAAAATGATGGTACATAAGGAGTCAAAATGATccttataattattaaaagttcCAATGTCAGGGCACTTAAAAGAACAAATCAGTACAAGTGTAAGGTACAGAACCCGCGCCTGATATTATTTTCTGAGGTATTAATATATGAAGGTGTATTAAgttattacataattatttattaatctcACGGGAAGTAGAGTCCATTAACATCTATTAAATTCATATCCATTCTCAGTTGGAAAGTTGGTGAAATAGGCGCCAGATAAGTCTCgtgttttatggaaaaagtgATTTAAGGGTTTGGTTCGTAAGCGGCACGATAAATGCAGTGCACGGTGCACCGCAAGACACGCGACGGCAGTCAGTAGCACGTCTAGTCAAAGGCAATGGAGAAGTCAGTCTTGAAGGAGCGGCGGTCGATGGAGTACATGTTGTCCGCCGTGCACTCGTACACGCCGGCGTCCATCTGGGTGGCCGGGTCGATCTCGATCTTGGACTTGACGCGGTCCTCGCCGATCGGCCACTCGTGAATCTGTACGTTATAAAGACAATGTTCATGAGTTCGTGTTTACAGTTTAGGTTCATAATTCTTTCACTTTTCTTATGAATTGAAGAAACAA
This region includes:
- the LOC134679029 gene encoding procollagen-lysine,2-oxoglutarate 5-dioxygenase, with translation MVSFGNMTMFRGISIVILLCYGLVHGNETVKVVTVATEDNHGLQRFLRSASVYGIEVKVLGKGQEWTGGDMNYAGGGQKINLLKEYISQVKKEGDNDQIILFTDSYDVMFLGTLEEIIKKFKSFENTRVLFSAEQFCWPDVKLASMYPKTEVPSPYLNSGGFIGYLPELSEIVNYKPIKDKDDDQLYYTKVYLDKTTRESLKISLDHDSAIFQNLNGALSDVQLTANSTEEEWPYITNVATKQRPLIVHGNGPSKLTLNNLGNYLAKSRSVSEGCTLCRAKKIQLKEEELPSVMLAVFIEQPTPFLEEFLKQLLDINYPKEKLHLLLRNNVEYHESDVDMWYQNYSRKYATAKRIKPSDFITEAEARNTAKERCLGSSCDYLFSIDSVARVEPDTLRYLLSSGYDVIAPMLKRFGGAWSNFWGTINSQGFYARSADYMDIVFHAIRGIWNVPFITNCYLMKMATFRAGAAKTVDYHKEAVDPDMAFCANLRDLGVFMHVSNELEFGHLVNPESFDTSRTYPDVYQVMDNKPDWEARYLHPDYAANFEEGKKPAMPCPDVYWFPMMSMRFCKEWIAVMEAYGQWSDGSNKDKRLEGGYEAVPTRDIHMTQVGLDKHWLHILKEYVRPLQEMVFIGYYHNPPVSLMNFVVRYRPDEQPSLRPHHDSSTYTINLALNTPKVDYEGGGCHFLRYNCSVTDTRPGWLLMHPGRLTHYHEGLRVTAGTRYIMISFVDP